Within the Candidatus Zixiibacteriota bacterium genome, the region CGCTAACGACTACTTTGACCACAAAAAGGGAACTGACCGCGAAGACCGTCTGGGACCAACTCGCGTCACGCAGGCAGGCATGGTCACCCCATCACAGATGAAGGCCGCGACCATTACCGTATTCTCTCTCGCTTTGCTGACAGGCGTATATCTCGTTTGGCGGGGAGGCATCCCGATTGTAGTTATCGGACTGCTGTCGATTCTGTTCGGCGTTCTCTATACCGCGGGTAAATATCCCCTCGGCTACATCGGCCTCGGTGACATCTTCGTGCTGATATTCTTCGGACCCGTTGCTGTCGGCGGTACCTACTACGTTCAAACGCTGACCATCAACTGGCCCGTAATAATCGCCGGTCTTGCCCCGGGGCTTTTCTCGGTCGCTATCCTTACCGTCAACAACCTGCGCGATCTTGACAGCGACACTACCTCCGGCAAAAAGACACTCGCCGTGCGTTTCGGACGACGTTTCACGCAGCTTGAATACCTCCTCACAATCGTTATCGCCTGCCTGCTGCCCGCGGTAGTATATCTGGCAGTTGGTGTGAAAATTTACAGCATCATGACCCTGCTCGTCCTGCTTGCCGCAATACCATCTTTCAAAACCGTCTTCAGCGCGCAGGGTAGAATTCTCAACGATGTTCTCGCTTCCACCGGTAAACTGCTGCTTCTATACAGCGCGATCTTTTCAATAGGATGGAACCTGTGAAAGTCACGGAATTTCAAATCCACAGCTTTGAACTTCCGCTGAGAAAACCGCTCAAACTCAAAGAGTCGCACTATCAATCTCGCAAGGGACTTCTCATCTCGCTCACCGACGAAAGAAACAATCGCTCGTACGGCGAAGTATCTCCTCTGGCCGGTTTCAGTAGAGAGACTCTGCCTGAAGCCCTCAAAAGCACTTTGGCTCTCCGTCGCAGTACGCTCAACAACGAAGTCCCCGCTAATCTTCATCGACTCGATGGTGGCTTTGAGCAATGGCTGACTCCGTTTAGCTCCATTCCATCAGTGCGCTTCGGCGTTGAAACCGCCGTGCTCAGACTCATTGCCTTGCGTGAAAAAACGTCCCTGGCTCATCTGCTCAACCACGAGCCACTCGAGTCCGTAACCGTAAATGCCCTGCTGGCCGGAAGTACTCAAGATGTTCTTGAAAAAGCGAGGCTTCTGATAGACGACGGTTTCACGACTTTCAAACTCAAAGTGGGTGATATGTCCGTCAAACAGGCGCTCGAATTGACTGAAGCGGTTCGCGCGAAAATCGGAAACGCTGCCTTCTTGCGTCTGGACGCGAACCGTTCATGGGGGATTGCCGAAGCCTTGGAGTTCATGAAAAGGGCGGGGGGACTCGCCGTCGAGTTCATCGAAGAACCCGTACACAACTTGAATCAACTTCGCAAACTGCTTCAGGAAAAAGGTTGCACCATGCCGGTTGCCCTCGATGAAAGCCTTCTGGAAATACGTCCCCGCGATCTTGACCCGTCCTACGGAATCAAAGCCATCGTCATCAAGCCGGGTCTGCTCGGGTTTGAGAGGGCTATGCTCTTCACCCGGAGCGCTGTTAACGCGGCAATGGATGTAATCATCAGCGCCTCCTTCGAATCATCTGTCGGTCTCAGCGCAATGGTTTCTCTTTCCGCCTCTGTTGCGAAACCGAATGTCGCTATGGGATTTGACACCTTAGAATGGTTTGACAGAGACCTGAGCGCAAAACCAATACGAATAACGAAGGGTAAAATAGATTTATCAACGTCCGATCAAGCAGCGCGGGAAATACAAGCCGATTTACTCGAGGAGGTCAAGAATGACCCGGTATGATATATCCGGGAATGGTACCCCAGCGCGTGTGGATAACACCCCGGCTCTGATTAGCGCTGGCATCACTTTCACCTATCGGCAATATCACCAATCAGTGGCGCAGGCCGCCGCGTGGTTTCGAGGTCAGGGGGTAAAGAAAGGCGATCGGGTTGGCATCATCGGCGATAACTCCATCGAATATATTCTGTCAACCATGGCGCTCATCTGCATCGGCGCGGTTGCCTGTCCAATCAGCACCCGCTTTCACGAAACAACCGTATCCGGCATTCTCGATAGAATCGGCTGCCGTACGGTCGTCGTGTTTCCGCCCTGTACCACAGGCTCATCTTCGGCCAAAGAGCTGGTACTTCCGGACCTCGGTGCGGAACCGACAGTGCGGGCAGGTATATCCGAGGCGGATCCACGGCAGGAAGCTACCATCGTATTCACATCTGGCACCGGCGCGCTTCCAAAGGCCGTTCTGCACACTTACGGAAGTCACTACTACAGCGCCCTCGGCTCAAATAAAAACATAGTCGTTGGCACTGCGGATCGGTGGCTGCTGTCTCTACCGCTCTATCACGTAGGCGGCCTCGGCATCCTCTTCCGATGTCTGATATCCGGTGCCGCTGTTGTCGTGCCCGAGCCCCGCGAACCACTCGAGCAGTCAATGGAAAGACACCAGGTCACGCACCTGTCTGTTGTACCGACCCAGCTAAAGCGTCTCATATCCAATTCGTCGTCCATCAATCTTGCCCGCAATCTCAAGGCGGTCCTCGTTGGTGGCAGCTCCGTTGATGAAAACCTCGTCAGAATTTCTCACCACGAGAACATCAAGATATTTACCAGCTATGGCCTGACAGAAATGGCCTCGCAGGTCACTACCTCCGCCAGCGGCGACCCACTGCCAAGATTACTCACTTCGGGTAAACTTCTTCCGCACCGGGAACTAATGATCTCCGATAAAGGGGAGATACTCGTGAGAGGGGAGACCCGCTTCGAAGGCTATGTCACCCTCGGAGGACTGGAACGACCGTTCAATCGCGACGGATGGTTTGCCACCGGCGATTTAGGTCATATCGATAACGATGGATACCTCAAAGTCACCGGCCGAAAAGACAATATGTTCGTGTCGGGAGGCGAGAACATACATCCCGAACAGATCGAAAAGGCCATCATGGGATTGCCGGGCATCGAAGAAGCTATCGTGGTTGGTGTCGATGATGATCAGTTCGGAAAACGCCCCGTAGCGTTCGTCAAGACCGCCAAACAGCGCCCCCTTGACAGCGAAAAGATAGTCGCGTCACTCTCGGCCACATTGCCCCGATTTAAAATTCCCATCCACTTTTTCGAGTGGCCGCAGGACGATGGCGAAATATCGATCAAACCCTCCAGGCACAAACTGGCGCAGATAGCGGCTCGTCGAATATCCGGCGATCAGGTTTGATCGGCGAGCTTGATTCTCAACTCTTCCGGCAAAGACACGGTTTTTTGCGACCCCTTGTGCAGAGCCACATGTACCGTCCGAAGCGTAGCGCATACCTGCCCGTCTTTTCTGACAAAATTGTATGCGAGCGTGAATGACTTGTCCCCGAGCTTTTCGACCCTTATATCAACCGAATACTCGTCGTCCAGGCACAGACTCTGCCTGTAATCTGCTTCGGAATGCGCAATCAAAAGCAAAATTTCCGATTCATCGATTATATACTTCAGGCCATACCCCAACGCGCCCATTAACGCTTCATATGCCTCGTGTGCCAGCCTGAAGTAGTTGCCGTAAAACAATATCCCCGCCGCATCCGTATCGGGAAGACGTACGATGAAATCACACTTGTACATTTTTTTGCCGCCGTATGTTAAATTTGCACTTAAAAATCGGGAATCTTTGTATTATCTTACCCGTCTTATAAGAAAGCCTATAAGCTGATTATGTTAAACCCAAAGTTAAAGCAGGAGCTACAATGAAGCAAAGGCATTTTTTCACCTCTGCTATGGCAATTCTAAGCCTCGTCGTCCTTTCTCTGGCGATGGCCCCGGCAACTGTGGCTGACACCAATGCCATTCCACAACGCTCGGACATCGATGACAAATACAAATGGAATGTCGAACACATCTATCCCGACCTCGAAACATGGGAGAGCGACTACAATGTCGTGAAAGAAAACCTGGCCCGCTTTGACCAGTACCGCGGTCATCTCGGCGATTCCCCGGCCAAACTGCTTGAGTGCCTCAAACTCTCCGACAGTCTCGGCCTGATAGTTGACAACCTGTATGTTTACGCCAATCTGAAACTCGACGAAGACAATCGCGAAGGTAAATACCAGGAACTCGCCGGACGGATTTCCGCCCTGGCCGCCGAAGTCCGCGAAGCCAAAGCCTTTATTCAACCCGAAATCCTAACGCTGGGCAAAGACAGAATCCTTTCAATGCTCAACAGCGCCCCGGAACTCGATACCTACAGATTCTACATCGAGGATATGGTTCGCCAGAACGAGCACGTCCTTTCGGCGGAACAGGAGGCCCTGCTGGCCATGGTGGGTCCCGTGGCCGCCGCCCCGGGTAAAATATTCTCGCGCCTCGAAGATGCCGACATGACTTTCGGTCAGATGTATGACGAGGACAGCAATCTGGTTGAACTTACCCGCGGCAGAATCTATCGCTTCCTCGAATCCGATAACCGCCGCGTGCGCAAAGACGCCCGCATCGAACAGAATAAAGCTTACGTTAAGGTCCAAAACACTCTGGCCGCGACACTCGAATCATCCGTCCGAAAAGACTACTTCTACACTAAAGCCCGTAATTACAACACCTGTCTTGAATCGTCTCTGGATGCCAACAATATTCCCACATCCGTATTTCACGCCCTGATCGATGCTGTCAACGCGAACCTCGCGCCGCTTCACAAATGGACTGAAATCCGTAAAAGAGTCCTCGGTATCGACACTCTTTACTCCTGGGACCAGTATGTACCGCTCGTAACCGGATTCGATAAAGAATACTCATACGAAGAAGCCCAGAAAATGGTGGTCGAGGCCCTCGAACCAATGGGCGAGAAATACCTGGCCGACTTCACCAAAGGCTTCGAACCCGGTTCAGGCTGGATTGATGTTTACGAAACTCAAGGTAAAGGCTCTGGCGCCTACTCCTGGGGAACCTACAGCTCGCATCCGTATGTCCTGCTCAACCATTCCGGTTCGCTCGAGGACGTCTTCACGCTGGCTCACGAAATGGGCCACGCCATGCAAACCTACTACGTAAACCGGAATGAACCTTACATCTACGAAGGTTATTCGCTCTTCGTGGCCGAGGTTGCTTCCACATGTAACGAAGCTCTTATGATGAAATACATGCTGGAACACGCCGCTGACAAAAAAGAAAAGATGTATCTGCTCAATCATTATATCCAGCAGATTATCGGCACGTTCTTTACCCAGACCATGTTCTCCGAATTCGAACTGGCCATACACGAGAGAATTGAGAGCGGTGAAGCTGTCTCGGCCGAATGGTTCCGCCAAACCTATCGCGATATCTATCAGAAATATTACGGCCCCGCTCTTGTTATCGACGAGTACAATGATATCGGCGGCATGCGCATCAGCCACTTCTACCGCCAGTACTATGTGTATCAGTATGCTACCTCGTACGCTGCGGCTCAGATGATCTCGCAGAAAATACTCGAAGGCGACAAGGCCGCTATCGATAAATATATGACCTTCCTTGCCACTGGCGCCTCCAATTACCCGGTTGAGATTCTTCGCGCCGCCGGAGTCGATATGACTACCCCCGAACCGGTCAATGCTACCATCAAGCTCTTCAGCGAACTGGTGGACGAGTTCGAACGCCTCCTCAATGAAGGTTGATCGGGAATACTGATCTTCGAGAAGAAATCAAGCCGACGGCTTAAACCGTCGGCTTTTTTAATTCGGGGCCAATACTAACGATACCTATCATGTCTTCATTCGGTCGATAAATGAAACTCGATTTCAGTTGGTGCAGAAAAGAAGACGAATTTTTTGATTTTCGCCGCATACTCGCCAAAACTTAGGAACTCGGATTCTCGAAAATGGTTTAGAGAATTACAATTTGTAAGCTAAAACGAGAAGGAAGGAGAAACTTGTTATGATGATCTCAAAAAATATGGCCAAGGCCTTAAACGGACAGGTAAAAGAAGAATTCTTCGCCAGCTGGACCTACACCGCTATGGGATACGCTTTCGAATCCATGAATCTGAAGATATTCGCCAAGTGGTTTTTCAAGCAGGCCGGGGAAGAAAAAGAACATGCTGAGAAAATCGCTCAGTACCTCATTGACCAGGGAGCAGAGGTCAAGCTGACCGCTCTTGAAGCTCCCAAGACCGACTACAAATCCGCCGAAGAAATCGTGACGGCCGCTGTTCAGCACGAAATCAAAGTCACCAAAATGATCCACAAATTGGTTGACATGGCCCGCAAAGAGAACGACCACGCCACCGACAACTTCCTGCAGTGGTTTGTCGACGAGCAAGTGGAAGAAGTTGCCTCGACTCAGGAACTGCTGGATATGGTAAAGATGGCTTCCGGCCCGGGACAACTGTTTATGCTGGAAAACCGCCTCTACCACGAGGTTGAGAGTAAGTAATACATTGGTGTATTCAAAATAACGCAAAGCAAAACGGCCGCTGACCAGGCGGCCGTTTTTCTATAACCGTTACCCCAACCGGCTCTTAATACTTGACTTCTTGGTCCTTTTTGGTATATTAAGTTATAATTTTAGCAGCACGTTTTTCCTTGGGAAGTACACACCTGTTGAATTGAACATCGTTATGACCGCAACCTCACCTGAGCAAGGCAGCAACTATGAAACGACTTCTTTTGACCGTTCTGTCGCTCATGATCTCGCTTACGACCCCTTACGCCGGACAGACCGAACATTATTTCAGGTTCCAGATTAAGGACCGATGCGAGCTGGAGCAACTGACCCGTCTTATTTCCATTGACAATGTCAAAGGCGATACTGTATTCGCTTATGCCAGCGACCGCGAAATGGATAACTTCAAAAAACTCGATTACACCATTACGGCCCTGCCGCACCCCGGCACGCTGATAGTCCCCGAAATGTCCACCAATCCGGAAGACCTCGCGGGATGGAATACCTACCCGTCTTATGACACATACGTCGCCGTGATGAGACAATTCGAGATCAATTACCCCGAACTCTGCGTGATCGAAAGAGCCGGATACACGGTGATGGGACGAGAGCTGCTCTACGCAAGAATATCCGACAATGTTCACGAAAATGAAAATGAGCCCGAAGTCCAGTACTCAAGTTCCATACACGGTGACGAGACCACCGGCTATGTCCTGATGCTTCGACTTATTGACTCTCTGCTAACCAGCTACGGCACCGATCCGGCCATAACCCAATTGATTAATAATATGGAAATCTGGATTAACCCATTGGCTAATCCCGATGGCACCTACATGGGCGGCAATGCCTCGGTGAGCGGTGCTATTCGCTATAACGCCAATTATGTCGACTTGAACCGAAACCT harbors:
- the pepF gene encoding oligoendopeptidase F; translation: MKQRHFFTSAMAILSLVVLSLAMAPATVADTNAIPQRSDIDDKYKWNVEHIYPDLETWESDYNVVKENLARFDQYRGHLGDSPAKLLECLKLSDSLGLIVDNLYVYANLKLDEDNREGKYQELAGRISALAAEVREAKAFIQPEILTLGKDRILSMLNSAPELDTYRFYIEDMVRQNEHVLSAEQEALLAMVGPVAAAPGKIFSRLEDADMTFGQMYDEDSNLVELTRGRIYRFLESDNRRVRKDARIEQNKAYVKVQNTLAATLESSVRKDYFYTKARNYNTCLESSLDANNIPTSVFHALIDAVNANLAPLHKWTEIRKRVLGIDTLYSWDQYVPLVTGFDKEYSYEEAQKMVVEALEPMGEKYLADFTKGFEPGSGWIDVYETQGKGSGAYSWGTYSSHPYVLLNHSGSLEDVFTLAHEMGHAMQTYYVNRNEPYIYEGYSLFVAEVASTCNEALMMKYMLEHAADKKEKMYLLNHYIQQIIGTFFTQTMFSEFELAIHERIESGEAVSAEWFRQTYRDIYQKYYGPALVIDEYNDIGGMRISHFYRQYYVYQYATSYAAAQMISQKILEGDKAAIDKYMTFLATGASNYPVEILRAAGVDMTTPEPVNATIKLFSELVDEFERLLNEG
- the menE gene encoding o-succinylbenzoate--CoA ligase; its protein translation is MTRYDISGNGTPARVDNTPALISAGITFTYRQYHQSVAQAAAWFRGQGVKKGDRVGIIGDNSIEYILSTMALICIGAVACPISTRFHETTVSGILDRIGCRTVVVFPPCTTGSSSAKELVLPDLGAEPTVRAGISEADPRQEATIVFTSGTGALPKAVLHTYGSHYYSALGSNKNIVVGTADRWLLSLPLYHVGGLGILFRCLISGAAVVVPEPREPLEQSMERHQVTHLSVVPTQLKRLISNSSSINLARNLKAVLVGGSSVDENLVRISHHENIKIFTSYGLTEMASQVTTSASGDPLPRLLTSGKLLPHRELMISDKGEILVRGETRFEGYVTLGGLERPFNRDGWFATGDLGHIDNDGYLKVTGRKDNMFVSGGENIHPEQIEKAIMGLPGIEEAIVVGVDDDQFGKRPVAFVKTAKQRPLDSEKIVASLSATLPRFKIPIHFFEWPQDDGEISIKPSRHKLAQIAARRISGDQV
- a CDS encoding ferritin, which produces MMISKNMAKALNGQVKEEFFASWTYTAMGYAFESMNLKIFAKWFFKQAGEEKEHAEKIAQYLIDQGAEVKLTALEAPKTDYKSAEEIVTAAVQHEIKVTKMIHKLVDMARKENDHATDNFLQWFVDEQVEEVASTQELLDMVKMASGPGQLFMLENRLYHEVESK
- a CDS encoding 1,4-dihydroxy-2-naphthoate polyprenyltransferase, with protein sequence MPESKTKVWILAARPKTLWAAISPVIIGTAMAYEAGQVHWLSAAAAFFGAVLIQIGTNFANDYFDHKKGTDREDRLGPTRVTQAGMVTPSQMKAATITVFSLALLTGVYLVWRGGIPIVVIGLLSILFGVLYTAGKYPLGYIGLGDIFVLIFFGPVAVGGTYYVQTLTINWPVIIAGLAPGLFSVAILTVNNLRDLDSDTTSGKKTLAVRFGRRFTQLEYLLTIVIACLLPAVVYLAVGVKIYSIMTLLVLLAAIPSFKTVFSAQGRILNDVLASTGKLLLLYSAIFSIGWNL
- a CDS encoding thioesterase family protein, with protein sequence MYKCDFIVRLPDTDAAGILFYGNYFRLAHEAYEALMGALGYGLKYIIDESEILLLIAHSEADYRQSLCLDDEYSVDIRVEKLGDKSFTLAYNFVRKDGQVCATLRTVHVALHKGSQKTVSLPEELRIKLADQT
- the menC gene encoding o-succinylbenzoate synthase; translated protein: MKVTEFQIHSFELPLRKPLKLKESHYQSRKGLLISLTDERNNRSYGEVSPLAGFSRETLPEALKSTLALRRSTLNNEVPANLHRLDGGFEQWLTPFSSIPSVRFGVETAVLRLIALREKTSLAHLLNHEPLESVTVNALLAGSTQDVLEKARLLIDDGFTTFKLKVGDMSVKQALELTEAVRAKIGNAAFLRLDANRSWGIAEALEFMKRAGGLAVEFIEEPVHNLNQLRKLLQEKGCTMPVALDESLLEIRPRDLDPSYGIKAIVIKPGLLGFERAMLFTRSAVNAAMDVIISASFESSVGLSAMVSLSASVAKPNVAMGFDTLEWFDRDLSAKPIRITKGKIDLSTSDQAAREIQADLLEEVKNDPV